In Suricata suricatta isolate VVHF042 chromosome 14, meerkat_22Aug2017_6uvM2_HiC, whole genome shotgun sequence, one DNA window encodes the following:
- the LOC115278412 gene encoding myosin regulatory light chain 12B isoform X2 gives MSSKKAKTKTTKKRPQRATSNVFAMFDQSQIQEFKEAFNMIDQNRDGFIDKEDLHDMLASLGKNPTDAYLDAMMNEAPGPINFTMFLTMFGEKLNGTDPEDVIRNAFACFDEEATGTIQEDYLRELLTTMGDRFTDEEVDELYREAPIDKKGNFNYIEFTRILKHGAKDKDD, from the exons ATGTCGAGTAAAAAGGCAAAGACCAAGACCACCAAGAAGCGCCCCCAGCGCGCAACATCCAACGTGTTTGCCATGTTTGACCAGTCACAGATTCAGGAATTCAAAGAGGCCTTCAACATGATTGATCAGAACAGAGATGGTTTCATCGACAAGGAAGATTTGCATGATATGCTTGCTTCTCTAG GGAAGAATCCAACCGATGCATACCTTGATGCCATGATGAATGAGGCTCCGGGGCCCATAAACTTCACCATGTTCCTCACCATGTTTGGTGAGAAGTTGAATGGCACAGATCCGGAAGATGTCATCAGAAATGCTTTTGCTTGCTTTGATGAAGAAGCAACTG GCACCATCCAGGAGGACTACCTGCGGGAGCTGCTGACGACGATGGGAGACCGCTTCACGGACGAGGAGGTGGACGAGCTGTACCGGGAAGCGCCGATCGACAAGAAGGGGAACTTCAACTACATTGAGTTCACGCGCATCCTTAAACACGGAGCAAAAGACAAAGATGACTGA